The Tolypothrix sp. PCC 7712 region AGAGAATGCATCTTTGCCATAAACTACTTTACCTTTGTAAGTATTTTGGCAATCTTCATGCACAAATTTTGGAGTCAGCGCTGCACCACCTAAAATTACGGGGACTGTAATTCCTTTTTCGTTGAAAACCTCTAAGTTTTCTTTCATGAAGGCGGTAGATTTTACTAGCAAACCACTCATGGCAATACAATCAGGTTTGTGCTGTTCGTAGGCTTGAATGATGCTTTCTACTGCTTGTTTAATACCTAAGTTAATGACTTTGTAACCGTTATTAGAAAGAATGATATCCACTAAGTTCTTACCAATGTCGTGAACATCACCTTTAACTGTGGCAATAATGACGGTTCCTTTGGCATTATTTCCAGCTTCCGATTTTTCCATGAAAGGTTCGAGGTAAGCTACTGCGGATTTCATGGTTTCGGCTGACTGCAAGACAAAGGGTAGCTGCATTTGTCCGGAACCGAACAACTCACCTACCACTTTCATCCCATCCAAGAGAAAGGTGTTGATAATTTCTAAAGGCGGATAGCTTTCTAAGGCTTTTTTCAGTTGTGTTTCTAAACCAATGCGTTCGCCGTCAATAATATGACGCTTCAAGCGTTCTTCAATGGGGAGATTTTGATCAACGCCTTTATCGCGTTTTGTCGTCACTCCCGCAAACACGGTGGTAAGTTCTCCCAAAGGATCGTAAACGCAGACATCACCCTCAAACCGCCGTTCATCATAAATTAACTGCTGACAAATTTCTTGATGGCGTGGTTCAATCTTGGCGAGTGGTAAAATCTTGCTAGCACTGACAATGGCTGCATCCATACCCACGCTCATCGCTTCGTGTAAAAACATCGAATTGAGCACAATCCGGGCGGCAGGGCTAAGACCAAAGGAGATATTAGAAACACCTAAAATTACATGACATCCTGGCAATTCTTGGCGAATGCGGCGAATTGCTTCAATTGTAGCTTTACCATTGGCTCTATCTTCCTCAATCCCTGTAGAGATAGGTAAAGCTAAGGTATCAAAGAAAATTTCCTCGGGAGCAATACCATATTCTACAGCTTGACGATAGGCACGTTGAGCGATCGCAAATTTTTTCTCGGCGGTGCGTGCCATGCCTTCTTCGTCAATTGTGCCAATTACTACCCCAGCACCATATTTCTTCGCTAATTCCAACACCTTAAAGAAACGCGGTTCGCCATCTTCGTAGTTGGTGGAGTTAAGTAAACATTTACCACCAGCGACTTTTAACCCCGCTTCCATCTTTTCCCATTCGGTGGAATCAAGCATTAAAGGTAATGTCACATTATTGACAATGCGCGAAACTAGTTCGTGCATATCTCGGACACCATCACGTCCGACATAATCGACGTTCACATCAAGGACATGAGCGCCTTCTTTAACCTGCGCCCTCGCCATTGAAACGAGTCCATCCCAATCTTCAGCGTTCAACAACTCGCGGCATTTTTTGGAACCACTGGCGTTGAGGCGTTCGCCCACAATTAAGAAAGAGTTATCTTGCTCGTAGGGCTGAGTGGTGTAAATTGATGCTGCTGCTGGTTCTAAGCTAGGCTGTCTAACTTTCGGCTTTAGTTCTTTGGCAATTTCTGCTAATTGTTGAATGTGTTCTGGACGTGTCCCACAGCAACCCCCAATCACTTGGACACCCAAATCTTCAACAAAATGCATCAAAGACATCCGTAATTCCATCGGTGTCAAACGGTAGTGTGCTTTACCACCAACGTTTTCAGGTAACCCCGCATTAGGAATACAAGAAACGGTAAAAGGTGAATGTTCTGCCAGATATTTAATATGTGGCTTCATCAAATCTGGGCCAGTAGCACAGTTGAGACCAAGAACATCAATGGCGTAAGGTGCCAAAATTGTCAGGACAGCACTGATTTCAGTTCCTACCAGCATCGTCCCCATACTTTCCATTGTCACCGATACCATCAACGGACGGCGATCGCCTTTTTTGGCAAATACTTCTTCAATCCCGTTGAGTGCGGCTTTAATTTGCAGCACATCTTGGCAAGTCTCGACAAGAAATAAATCAACTCCGCCATCCCACAGCGCTTCTGCTTGTTCTGCAAAGGCTGTTTTTAAGGTGTCAAAGTCGATATGTCCCAAAGTGGGGAGTTTAGTTGTGGGGCCAATAGAACCAGCCACGAACCGGGGTTTTTCTGGCGTAGAAAATTCGGCTGCTACACTCTTGGCTAATTCTGCGGCTTTCTTGTTCAGGTAATATGTCTGATCCGCCAAGTCATATTCTGCCAAAACAATCGAAGTCGCACCAAAGGTATCCGTTTCAATGACATCTGCACCCGCAGCCAGAAAATCACGGTGAACTTTAGCGACAGCTTC contains the following coding sequences:
- the metH gene encoding methionine synthase, producing the protein MTQSFLERLHSPDAPVIVFDGAMGTNLQTQNLTAEDFGGPQYEGCNEYLIHTKPEAVAKVHRDFLAAGADVIETDTFGATSIVLAEYDLADQTYYLNKKAAELAKSVAAEFSTPEKPRFVAGSIGPTTKLPTLGHIDFDTLKTAFAEQAEALWDGGVDLFLVETCQDVLQIKAALNGIEEVFAKKGDRRPLMVSVTMESMGTMLVGTEISAVLTILAPYAIDVLGLNCATGPDLMKPHIKYLAEHSPFTVSCIPNAGLPENVGGKAHYRLTPMELRMSLMHFVEDLGVQVIGGCCGTRPEHIQQLAEIAKELKPKVRQPSLEPAAASIYTTQPYEQDNSFLIVGERLNASGSKKCRELLNAEDWDGLVSMARAQVKEGAHVLDVNVDYVGRDGVRDMHELVSRIVNNVTLPLMLDSTEWEKMEAGLKVAGGKCLLNSTNYEDGEPRFFKVLELAKKYGAGVVIGTIDEEGMARTAEKKFAIAQRAYRQAVEYGIAPEEIFFDTLALPISTGIEEDRANGKATIEAIRRIRQELPGCHVILGVSNISFGLSPAARIVLNSMFLHEAMSVGMDAAIVSASKILPLAKIEPRHQEICQQLIYDERRFEGDVCVYDPLGELTTVFAGVTTKRDKGVDQNLPIEERLKRHIIDGERIGLETQLKKALESYPPLEIINTFLLDGMKVVGELFGSGQMQLPFVLQSAETMKSAVAYLEPFMEKSEAGNNAKGTVIIATVKGDVHDIGKNLVDIILSNNGYKVINLGIKQAVESIIQAYEQHKPDCIAMSGLLVKSTAFMKENLEVFNEKGITVPVILGGAALTPKFVHEDCQNTYKGKVVYGKDAFSDLHFMDKLMPAKAAANWDDLQGFLDEVVTNESVVQESSAKTQTSKLKTQHSTLSTEIDTRRSEAVAVDIERPTPPFWGTKLLQSEDISLEEIFWYMDLQALIAGQWQFRKPKEQTKEEYQAFLAEKVYPILEHWKQLIINENLLHPQIIYGYFPCQSEGNTLYVYNPNSRGAENAEVKASFEFPRQKSLKRLCIADFFAPKDSGIIDVFPMQAVTVGEIATEYAQKLFADNQYTDYLYFHGLAVQVAEALAEWTHARIRRELGFAAEEPDNIRDILAQRYRGSRYSFGYPACPNIQDQYKQLSLLETNRIKLYMDESEQLYPEQSTTAIITYHPVAKYFSA